The Deltaproteobacteria bacterium genomic interval AAGCGCTTCTCTCAATCTACTGGCACACGACCCGTGCGTATGGCTCAAGCTTTACCTTGGCCAATTGGGTGGAGCAGTACACTCGGCGCGCCATCGCATCGCCAGCATTCGCGAAATGGGTTGACCCTTCAGGCCAGTTCTCAACACCCGAATCGTTTAAGGCATGGCTCAAAACACAGGAATTCGCAGATTGGTACGAGACCAAAACGGGCGCCGCCTGGCCCCATGCAACAGATGTTTCGGATTTAACCACCGGTCAGGTTGCAGAACTAGTAGAACTGGCATTGCCGATGGTCTCTGGACGCCGTACAATTTATGCTGAAGTGAACCGCGGCAGCCAGATGCTCTCCACGCAGATGGCATCGTTTCTAAAAGAAGGACGCCTGCCATCCGCTGAGTTCAAGCCTGAGGCATCGACTGTACCCCTTTTGGGCTAACCCGGAAAGCAACAGAGAAACTCGATGACTTTGTGTGACGAAAACATCAACGAACTCCGTTATCAGCTATTATGCATGGAGCAGCCCTTCGTGCTCGCTGAGCACAAGCTCCGTGCGTCCCATACCCTAACTCAAGGCGGTCAGCTTTCGCTCGGGATCCTAATCGAAAGGCTGGCTGAACCAGGCGACCCTATTTTCTTAAACGAGATGCTTGTAACGACAGGTCCACTCAACCCGGGTCCCCCAAGAAAAATGCGAGTCACCCTAAAGTATCAAATTGAACACATCCTGTATGAAATCCTGTACCCAGAACAATCCCCGCGGGCGGAACTTCTTGGAGACTCTCAACTGAATACAGACATCTCGACCGGACCATCAAAGCCGCTCCCGAAACAAAGTTTAATGGAGATGAAAGCGGACTGGGATAAGGCACGAGACCTCGCGATTGGTGAACTCTCCCCCGCCGAACTCGGCGGTGCGTATGCATTTGTATCGGATTGGCAATCCTTTTGGGCAACCCATGGAAACAAAGACTTAGACGCCCTTCGAAAATGGAGCCGGGTTCAAGTTGAAGCGATCTGGTCTGGCCACTTCGGGGCGCAAACACCTGGAACACAAAGCGTGACCAACGCTCCAGTCCCCGAAGACTCGGCGCCTCATTTAGGGCTTGAAGACGAGGAAAAACTTCGAATAGCTTATTCTCGAGCTTGGTCTCTTTATGAAGGCGCTCGAAACACGGCGGCGAGAAAACCTATAGCATTCAGAGGCTTAGAGGACATTCAGAAACGGCACCCACGGCTAAAACTCCACCTGGATTACCTGCGCAAGCTCCTGGCTTGACCGAGAAACAGACAGGAAGGAAACTATAATAAGAGTAGGTTTACTTTCAGTGTTGATGGGTCATGAAACGAGTAGAAACGGCAACAGGCGACTTTAAGAAACTGGCTGAACTGGTCAGAGGCACACAGTTTCTGGAGCATATTAAGGTCGGCAAGTTACAAAAGGTATGCCGAAGCGTAGCGCTTTATCAATTTGACACTGACGAGACTATCTTCAAACAAAATCAGCGGGCCGACAACTTCTACATCATCTATAAAGGTACCGTCAGAGTTACTCTGAACAAAACGCTTTTTAATAAAGGGCTAGATGTTGCCACGCTTCATCAAGGTAACTTTTTCGGCGAAGCCGCACTGCTCTACAACACTACCCGCTCAGCGGCCTGTATCTGCCAGACACCGGTTCAAGCTTTCGTTTTTAGCTCTGACGACTTTCAAATTCTATGTCAGTCCAATTACAAATTTCGGCAGGTGCTCAAGCAAGTCGCCGTTGAGCGACTCTTAGACACCCAAAAGAAACTTAAAGAATGGGATCCCAAAGCCGCCGGCAGGCTTAAGAAGGAAAAGTTACTAAAACAAAAGGCCGACGCCGCACGCACCAGTGCCAAAGCACCGCAGCAAAAAAGTAGGAAAGATTTCATTACGAAATTAATCGAGCGTAAGATATTTTTTGAGGTGGAAGTTCGATCATCGTTTATGCGGGTTCGGTTGGGTCCAAAATTCTCGGAATTGCAAGAGCAGCAAAAGCACTCATTTTTGTCAGTTGCCTTGGCCTACGCCAAAGAAATCGACGGCAAGGGTGACGAGCTTGTTCTCTTCGACTTCAAGACCGGCCGGAAAATTGGATATTACGCCACAAACGACCTCCAAATTAAGGTGATTGGTCCCCCGAAAAAGGGAACCAAAAAAAATGCTCTGGCGCCAGACGGTTGAACTCCAAGCTCACCCACCATAGGGTGCCCAGAGGAGAAAACCATGCGATCTAGCTCAATAGCCCCTGTAATCTTGTTCCTGACGTTCACTGGATGTGCCTCAAGCCAGGTGAGTTCCGTCGATAATGCACCCAAAGCTAAGGTCGACACTGTTCAAACGACAAGCAGCGCAACTCCAACTACAACAGACGTCACAGAACTTACGTCTGAGGTGATTCAAGCAGTCGTCAAGTCACATTTCGAAGAACTTCAAGCTTGCTACGAGTCAACCCTTGCCTCAAATAATGCCCTGGCAGGAATTGTTGAGCTTGAACTCACCATCGTCCAAGATGGTAGCATTGAAAAAGGCCGACTACTCAAAGACGGCATCGGCTCAGCTGAGCTTAACCTCTGTCTCGTTAAGAAAATGGTCGACTGGAAATTCCCGGCTCACACCGATGAGAGTGTTACCATTGAATTCCCGTTTGCATTCTCTCCAAAACGATAGAATTCATCGCCGACCTCCTCGTGGGGAAGTAGGCACCCGGTAACTGTCACGAGCTAGCAGCCCGAATCAATTATCATCGTAAAGTAGAAAATCTTCGACTTCATCGTGCAGCTCAGCAAGCTGCTCAGCCAAGGCACTCGCGGCACGCTTAGCCGATGGCCGTGGATCATCGGCAACTTCTAGATACGCCATTTCGGTTTCTCGAAGCAGCCGGTAGATATAATCACGAGGCATTTCCCGTGAAGTGTTTACTGTAATGGTCTCAGAACTTGATGAATGATTTCTCACGGCTTTCCCCTTTGTCTTCACGCGCATGAATTCCCAAGGCATTCTGCCATGCCAACTTCCCCCCTAGGTAGTCAGCAATCAGTTTGAGTATTGTCTAAAGTGCAGGCGGGTGCAAATACCTAAGGTGACACTTTTAGTCTAAAATCGATAAGACATTTTCGGGTGGACGGCCCAAGGCTGCTCGGGATCCATGTACAACAATTGGACGCTCTAGAAGAACCGGGTGCTTTACAATTTGTTCGATAATCTGTTCATCAGAGCTCGAATCACAAAGGCCCGACTCGGCGTATGCATCTTCTTTTTTTCGCAAGATGGCACC includes:
- the arsC gene encoding arsenate reductase (glutaredoxin) (This arsenate reductase requires both glutathione and glutaredoxin to convert arsenate to arsenite, after which the efflux transporter formed by ArsA and ArsB can extrude the arsenite from the cell, providing resistance.), with the translated sequence MTLETKIFHNPRCSKSRQTLALLEERGIKPTTIEYLKGGLNTQVLAELLGLLNLDAGAILRKKEDAYAESGLCDSSSDEQIIEQIVKHPVLLERPIVVHGSRAALGRPPENVLSILD
- a CDS encoding cyclic nucleotide-binding domain-containing protein: MKRVETATGDFKKLAELVRGTQFLEHIKVGKLQKVCRSVALYQFDTDETIFKQNQRADNFYIIYKGTVRVTLNKTLFNKGLDVATLHQGNFFGEAALLYNTTRSAACICQTPVQAFVFSSDDFQILCQSNYKFRQVLKQVAVERLLDTQKKLKEWDPKAAGRLKKEKLLKQKADAARTSAKAPQQKSRKDFITKLIERKIFFEVEVRSSFMRVRLGPKFSELQEQQKHSFLSVALAYAKEIDGKGDELVLFDFKTGRKIGYYATNDLQIKVIGPPKKGTKKNALAPDG
- a CDS encoding AgmX/PglI C-terminal domain-containing protein, with translation MRSSSIAPVILFLTFTGCASSQVSSVDNAPKAKVDTVQTTSSATPTTTDVTELTSEVIQAVVKSHFEELQACYESTLASNNALAGIVELELTIVQDGSIEKGRLLKDGIGSAELNLCLVKKMVDWKFPAHTDESVTIEFPFAFSPKR